The region TGACTGTGAAATAAGAtgatcaacaataaacagatcAGACTAACAACATATACATTGATAAATGGAAGTTATTGCCTGTATCAAGAAGGTGATATATCTGCttattatgtgtgttttttcgtttgtttttttgcagttggAGATTATTTGATGTTGGTTTTGAAGAATTCTTTCAAAGATGGCGTCATGAAAACTGGATCCTTCATAACTCATCTGGCATCACAGTTCATTGTGGTGTAAGTTCATAACTCTGAAGATCTGTTTTAGCGCTAAATGCTCCCCAGAAATCTTAGACCAAGAAGATGAAGAGCTAACAACCATGCTAGCATCTCTTGAGGCCATAGACCAGGGACCAGTGCTAAGCCCTCTGTTTTTATATAATTAAGATGTGAAAAATGTTCTTATAATACAACAGATCGTTTTAAATTTGTTGAACAACCAAACCaagttacaataaaaacacagagattatcgcctttttttggctttaaaCCTGATTAtttttgctgaaaaaaatgggcattttaatatgCCTGCATTCTTTGTAACGCCCAGCAGAGGGTGACACCACTGGTTGAAAAAGTTTGTATGCAAACAGATGAGAAAATCAGCCTACTTATTATGAGTTAAGTTACTAAGTAAAGCTTCTCTCAATGAGTTAATGGTTCCAAGTGCTGATTTTAAGTTTTCTTCAATTAGACGTGATCAATATTTTGTGAATTGTGGTTTTATTAATAACACACAGGGGAAATTCTAGAGTATGTTTGGGCCGTaggcaaaaacatttataagaGCCCCTCCAaccattcattattattttcactCCCATACAGATAattcatcttcattttccttttgtaactttcattgacaaactttggttttctcaGCAATAAAACATGGGACAAGTAGCAGGGAATAGAGAGTAAGTGctatcagatggggcccccttagggaggttttctactgtccATGCAAAATTTGCACACTTTGAGGCAAAACTGTGATTTATGGCCTTGGGGTTCCACTACTGGTGCCCCCAGCAGTTGCCGGCCTTGCATATTAAgaaagcagcgcctctgataACACAATTGATGATAAAACAGGATTTGCTTTTATGCACTGCCTGTGATTGACGTGTGGCGCTGTGCTGTTTGACAGGTTACTCctgtcaaatgaaaaacaaaaacaagatgagtGACGGCCATGAAAAGAACTGAAGTTGTTTATGCAGGTTTAGTTAAAAGCCAGAGTCTTGAACTGTGAGAAAATGCAGCATTGTTTTAGGGCTGATGCCATTGTAATGCATTGCTAAGAAAGTTCTGTCTCTGTCACACAAATGCCTCATGTTGAATTTAAGGTGATGCACTGAGAGGAGCACAATCCTCTCAAACCTCATATTCACACAGATTAGTGGTTCATCGTTTGGTTTGGTTGTGACATTAATGGTATGGCACATATTCAGAAGAAGTGATATTTCGATTTCAAATCTGTTGGAGTGCGTGCTCATTAAAGATACCCAAAAAAATgcttgttttgttctgaaaaGCCACCAAGGGTTACATTTTACAGACTGGCAGCTAAATGAACTGTCACGTAACATCGCCTCACTTCTGTCTCATAAATATTTTTCTCCAGTCTGGAAAAGTGAGATTTCACAGTGACAATGTGGGACACAGTGACTGCTGGCCCTGGTTAGTGTGtatctgtaagtgtgtgtttgtgtgcttgtgttgtacACGCCTTGTTTTTGTGaaagtttctgttttcactATGTTATTAACCTCAGAGCAAACAGTCACTGCTTGTTCTTCCCCTTTTTATTCTGTCCTTGCTCTATCTAACCCTGCTTCCTCGTGCTGTTAGAAAATATTGACATTTCTGTGTATTTCTTCTGTTGTGTGAGGGAatgattgtttgatttttccGAAAACCTGAGCTCCGACAGTCATTTCACAAAtactcacaaacaaaaagtccaGAGGAAAAGCCTTCAGTACACAATAAAGTGAAGAATAACAGCATTTGTAAGACAGTTTCAGGCCACTTATCtgctttgttctgtttctgaGTAAACATAGGCACAgtgcaagataaaaaaaatattttcctttattctaAAGCCATTAAAGTCCGGCACATGTGACAGATCAGCCTTAACAAAGAAGAAGCCGTTGTCTTCAAAGCATCCTTTGTATTTGAAGGCATGATTCTCAGTCTGAAAATGTACCTTAGTTTACCACATGGGTATAGACGAGCAGGTAATTGCAGTCTTTCTTAAAATGGACTTCAAATCGTGACATAACAGCTACATTTCAAACCAGCTGGCTTTGAAGATGGAAATGTTGAGTCGTATTGCACCATGGCCATTTTTCCTGAGTGCATTGTCAGATATGTCTCatctgaatgaaaagaaaaaagtcattgAGAGCTTCAAAGGGAGGTATCTGTGATCTTCCTGCTATCACATGCTGCTTCTATAGCTGCTCAGACACTTGCGCCAAAGCACAAACAAACGTCATTCCAGTGTCCACACAGCAGAGACATGCTGCCATATTGCTGTTAAAGCTGAGTAAAAGGCAGACAGAGTAGCAggtcaacattaaaaaaaaagtcaccccAAGGAGAAGGCTTATCATGGCACATTGTTCCTTTGTGTCACCATATCACACTGTCATGCTGAGAGCTGACAAACTCTGCAGCTCCTTTGAGTCATAGAACAAGACAGCATgtatagttgttgttgttgttgttgttgttgtttttttgcattaggACTGAGTTAAAAGTCTGAGTTAGTTTCAACTCACTCAGTTTATTGGATGAAGGAAAACACAGCCATGGTTCCTCTCATGAACCATGaactacattgcaccttttgtacatttttagattctattttatatattgtaatatcttcttatactgtattatttaagttgttgctagttctgctttatttccttgttaattgtttagcaccaatacaccaagtcaaattccttgttctgtgtaaatgtagttggcaataaaccctgattctgattctgatgatttattaaaaagaaatatgttAAGGGCATGCCTGATAGatgcatttctctttctctctctttcagattTAAATGGAGAAGCAGCAGTGTCACCAAAATAAATTGGACCTCCCTATGATTTTGAAGTGCTTTGCATTGAAACGCAAACAGCACCACTTCTCACTAAAGTAATCCATATCTGACAATTTAATGTCAAAGTGCCCGCTGGAGCAGCTTCATGCTGCGTCGCTGGGTGGAGCATGGCTGACAGAGAGAAAGCCTTATAAGATCCTGCTCATCACAGTACACCTACATGCAGCATAATGCCTTCAAAAGTCTCATGTTTGTACTTGTTGACAGTGGTGTGCTGGGCGAGTGCTCTGTGGTACTTGAGCATATCGCGCCCGAACCCCACCTACGTCGGCCACATCTCGATGCCCGCGCGTAAGACTGTGAAGCCCCCGAAAAACCTCACCTTCACCAACATCCGCACCCGCTCCCTCAACCCGCACGCCTTCGAGTTCGTCATCAGCGAGCCGAGGAAGTGCGAGAGCGTCGCGCCCTTCCTCGTCATCCTCATCAGCACCACGCACAAGGAGTTCGACGCGCGGCAGGCCATCAGGGAGACGTGGGGCGACGAGAGCACCTTCGCTGACATCCGCGTCCTCACCGTCTTCCTGCTGGGCAAGAACACCGACCCCATCCTCAACCAGATGGTGGAGCAGGAGAGCCAGATCTTTCACGACATCGTGGTGGAGAACTTCATCGACTCTTACCACAACCTCACCTTGAAGACCATGATGGGGATGCGCTGGATCGCCACTTTCTGCCCCAAGGCGCAGTAcgtcatgaaaacagacagcgACATCTTCGTCAACATGGACAACCTCATCTTCAAGCTCCTGAAGCCGACCACCAAGCCCAAAAGGAGATATTTCACTGGCTATGTTATAAACGGGGGCCCCATCAGGGACATGCGCAGTAAATGGTACATGTCCAGGGACTTGTATCCTGACAGCAGGTACCCGCCTTTCTGCTCGGGCACCGGCTACGTCTTCTCAGCAGATGTGGCTGAGCTCATCTATAAGACTTCTTTACACACGAGACTGTTGCACCTGGAGGACGTGTACGTGGGGCTGTGTTTACGAAAGCTGGGTATACACCCGTATCAGAACAGCGGGTTCAATCACTGGAAGATGGCGTACAGTCTGTGCAGGTACAGGCGAGTCATCACCGTGCACCAGATCTCCCCGGAGGAGATGCACCGCATTTGGAACGACATGTCGAGTAAGAAGCACCTGAGATGTTAAGAGGACATGAGGAcctctgaacaaaaaaaacttttaaactcttttatttttgccttttctcTACTTTCACATGTCACCATACTTAGTAATGTAAAACATCGAAGTCTCTATTTCACATTGTCTGTATAAACAGATGGACTACATGTTTCTAGCTTCTCTCATTGtacaaaatgaagccaaaattcACTGCCATATTGtgctgatgatgttttttttggagtttGAGTCTGTGCAGTAAAGGTCGCTGCAGATTtcacgacccccccccccccccccccccccactacccaaaacatgttaaatgttaCTTAGTGATAGAGATCATTTAGGTCTTGATAGTCTACAGCAGAACAGATTGTATTAGAAGCAGACATTAATGGTTTTAGTTTTAGAGAGGTGAATGACTGTAGTAAGTCTTAGTTTCATTCCTCTTCTGTAGTGTAGACTAGTCTCTAGTCCCATATAGCATCATACAAcaaattaaaactaaaactcagaaaaacaacacttgtACATCaatgacagaaaccatgtttaAGAAACTCTAATTAGACgtgcattttgttttgataGTTTGGCTCATGACCCGTCTGTTAACATTGAGGAGGCGGGACTTGTGACCTTTACTGCTGCCAGTCACCAGGGTGTGATCAAGGtgtttttggcttcactttgaagGAGCTGTCATGCCGTCTATCTTTTTATACAGACTCTGCTATCTCATGACAGCTTTTTTCATTGACTTCCATGTATGCCTATCTCTGCTGATTTACACCTCACGATTGTTAACGCCTGCATGAGGCTTGTAAAGAGTTTATTCTCGTGCATAATTCCCAATGTGGTGTTGTTACTGAAAGTCACTTTTCTTCACGTACTCAAATTCAAACTGAACATTCTTTAAAAAGCATCAAGTCCATCAGTGTGAAACGTTATGGTGTGTTGCCTAACATGGATTGACTGACCTTGGTTCAAGCCCGTACCCTGGAAACCTTCTGTCCTGTTAAAGTGTCCTTGAGGACTGCTGACTCGGCACCTGATCTTTCTGCAGGAGTGCAAGCCTAAAGGGAATTTCTGCTGGACTCGATAAGGTATTAAATCACTGTAATACCTTTAAATAGGTTTACATTTAAAAcgtgtaaaacaaatccaagaAGTGTTAGAACAaagataacacacacaacaacagactctGTGTGTAAAGATAAAATTCAATCTATGCTAAAGCTGCTATTCCCTTATTAAATTCATAACAAACAGTCAGATGTAAAGCTGGAGATGAGCTGCACGTCTCtagaattataataataataatctttatttaaagagcacttctcaaaaacaagttacaaagtgctttacagggacagcaaatataaaaacaggcaggtcatagaataataaacaaggttaagattaaggaataaaaatcactttaaaataaaaataaaaccttttaaaagaactgtaaaatacatacaattattttaaaggaattctaaaaaagtgaaaatagtaacaatttaaaatcaacaaaaatcagGAAAGGATCGCCGGAAAGAGTGTGTCTTAAGAAGGGACTTAAAAGAGATGAGTGATTCTGCCAACCTGATCTCCTCGGACAGGTCGTTCCATTGTCTTGGAGCCCTCACAGAAAATGCTCTATCCCCTTTTGTTACTCATAATGAAGCCACATGGCTGACTTGAAGATCTCATGTCCTTTTCAATTTgcctgatgtttttgtttacatacATTTCACTGcctctgaatacatttttttttctagctgcattttgttgatttttttttccacattttttataCTTGAGGTAATTGTGTTTTCTCAGCTACCGGCTCCTCATTACTCCAGCTGCCACTCTCTGTGATGTAGGCAGTAAGTCAGCATCTATTTCAGATCATCAACTCCTCCACAAAGCAAGAGAAACACAGCATCACATCCTGCAAGTTATGAGTTTACCTGTAGCTAAGACCATCGCAGACTGGTTGTATTATCACATAATAGCTTGCATATCAGTGTTTACTGCTGAAGCGCTGCTCCTGACTTCATGGGGAAGAAACATTGTGCGTCTCAGAAGATGTGGCTCGTGTGGCCAAAATGTTCTCGACTTTTTTTCAGAAGTTTTGTATTATAAGCTAACGTGACATTAACTGTGAAAGCATCTACCCCGAGAGGGGTTGTTGTTAtatattgtctgttttttatattaaagaacaaatACTTGAATTATTAAAGTTATATAACTGCTTTgacctttgtgcctgatgtttTGAGTTATTTTGTTAAAGGTTTGTAGAGAGGTTACTTTTGGTTTCTtggtcattttgtttttgtgttttcatgtcgtGACTTTGGAATTAAAGATCGGGTTCTTTCACTGTGGTGGCATGatgattgatttaaaatgatcaagcttgaggaaagagagaaaacgtGTCAAACATCCTGATCACATTCAGCAACTTTTCTGAAATGGAGCTCAGCctaagttcagacaggaagactggttatattctttcactcattcattcatcctttcacttcaacctaaactacttcctctgtctcccttctctggtgatcagctgttAATGGGCGTTTATTCTTTAAGTGATCAACCAACCAGATTCGGGCACAACCTCTCTCatccaatcatcctgctgcggcaaaatgctaaaacagttctctctcttccacagtcattctgtcatttcagggcaaccgctgcaacccaccaccgccccagtcacctccattccagctcagcagagtccagatccaGGCTCATCATAGCCTACATCCTCTTCACCACCAGCAGTGTCTAGattccataggggggtatcctatcctgctgtcggcctcattacccttatgagtacatgaagtcgtcactatggagtctaatcccccaaagactttgcacattcaaatctaaattgttgcacatttattgttaaataaataattgctcattctctcctgattgaaataacAGGATAGGAGTAAACCATGAAGTAAAGCTTGATGCCCACATAGCACAAATACTTACTTACTTTGTATAAACAGTAGCACAGTCATCCTGATCTAAagcttgctaacattagctgccATAATCTAATACCAAGTAGAGCTGTACCTAAAACACCCCTATATATATTATATCTATTTCTATCCATGACTTCCTTCAAGCAATCTCCGAGCCTTttatggaagaaaaaacaaaatcctaaAATTGTATTCACTCTGCAACCACCTCTGCAAGAAGCCGCCCGTTAGCTGCTCCCATAAAGCTCATTATATTTTTCCTTCagaaaacatctgtgtgtgtctttcctgGAAGAGGGATCCTCCACATTGTTCACGATACATTCATTATTTTGGcagtttaagaaaaataaaagtagaatCGAATGATGTTGTATGCTGTACTGATTGTAAAGCCCCTTGAGACTAACTTGTGAATATGGtctttataaaatatataagaCTAGATTTACAAAGCATGCTGTAGACTTGACAAATACTGCCACAAGGACGAGTTACAACTGTTGTTTTTGAATCCAACACTTTTAAAATCTTGCAGTTAAAAAAATCGACTTCCTCCAAATCATCAGGTATTTAAAGTTTAAGTGTAGAGAGGATCATGTTTGAACTGCGTATGATGATGGCTAACAATCAAAAGCAAATAAtccacactttttctttttaaataatagcAATTCTTTATTGTTGCTCCTCATCAGAAATTTGACATCAGCTGATTACAGAGGGAACAGGGGATAATATGCTGAAATGGTTCACAaactgtacataaaaaaaacaacaataagttACCTCATAATAAAGATTTTATTCGAAGTTAATATTTACCATCTTAATACTTGAAAATAATTAAGCGCTACTGGACTTGTTTGGACAAACAGATGGCTCGTCACTCTTACAATAGTTGCCTTTTGGTTTCATCCTCAGATGCATTGTCATACAGTACATTTTAGAAACGactctatttttcttttcttttagaaaaaaaggttttgtagTGCAGCAGGACAGAGCGAGAAAATGAAACTCTTGTGGTTTGTGTTTATTAACCTGCTGTCTGAATACAACCAGAGCAGATTACAGGACTACAGGTTctagtttgtttgatttgtctcCGGGGGTTAAGCATCTGCTTGTACTGTGCACACACTCATCCCAAAAGTGCATTGTAGCTTGTCTCTTTAAGTTAATATACTTTAACTGTATCTTTGCTGCAGTAATAGGTTTGTGAAATGGTCATCAGCAGGTCTGCTCTTTGTGTCGTCTTGCTCATTCACTACTTTCTTAGGCACAGAGAAAAATTAACAAGGCACCTCTAACTTTTTGAAGCATTAGCATTGTCGAGAGCAGCAAATTATACACAGTAGCATTCAGgtctcattttgttttgttttttgttttttttccgcaCAATCAAGCTAATGGTCCCCTTCTGGTCAATGTAAAACACATCTCGACGCAGAAATATGATTCGTTTTAGACATTCATTACGTTGTTatgaaaaatgtgctttttccCCATAAATGAAGTGGATCTTACATTCTGACAGAGACCTCAGAGGGAAACATCACAAATAGGTGGGTTGGTGAgatgcaaaagaaagaaacatttgttttcactgtgGCAACACCAAAGCATGaaagaacaaaattaaatacCTTCTCATTTcctcaaaaacaagaacttaaaggtagagtcagtagctttttccaaAAGAATGAAATATAGACTTAAATAAAAGTAATGCTGCTCAGTCATCTCTTATGGGCCGCCATACTTTATGTGGTGGTGACTGCATCTGCAGggaccctgtcctctgactggtttgttttggttgactcgggacgtttctgggtgAGGGTGAATGTACTTCCTGCAGCGAATGGCAGCAAAAAGGTGAGTcaaggagtggatacaattcagcgatcGGACGCCATTCAGACCGCCGATTAATACGGACGTGGGCGTAGCAGcaatgaagagaaaatatgaTCATAATGCGGCAAAACGCCAAGTGGATAAATCTCTCTCTAAAACAGTTTGAAACTTGGGTTAGCTTTACCCGGGGGCGcagagttggtctgctttctgttggacaggcaggtgccaaacaccggtggttagcttgtgctaacTTGCAGTCAAAGTACTGCAGTGATTGATGAGCCCAGGaagaggggcccagtttgaatgttgtgtttacaagctgcgacaaacatttctattgaCTCTTCCTTTAAGTAATCGTAGAgtagaaatagaaaaaaggtAAAGGTAATgtgtaacacaaaaaaaaataaagaggaagaaaataaattaaaacattcaaagctACATCTTAATCTCCTCCTGTCACCACCTGAGTACATCTTTAGATTCCTGGGCTGTATCCTGATCCCTGTTTGTGCGCTGGGCGGTGGAATGTTGGAAAAAGGTCAAAAATCAGGGAACAGTGAGCGATAAGGAGGTGTAGGCAGGGCGGTGGCAGAGCTTGGCGTCAGGGGGAAGGTGTGAAGGAgtgaagggaggaggggggagtacATTTTCAGGAGGTGTGTTGGGGAAGAAGTTTCAGGAAGTGTTGTTGTGTTCCTCAGTCTGTCTGCCCTGAACTGTCTCCCCCGGCTCACCTGCTTCAGGAGTGAAGAGAACATCAGCTAACACTCAGCTGTGCAAATCCGATCAGCTTCACCGCATCCGGGATCTCCGAGTCATCGCAGGTGGaagcctgcaggaggaggaagacagcaGAGGCGTTTCACATCATGACACGCTCAATCTAACATCACAATTAATCCTGCTAAAAAATCTCTGAAACAGCTGTAGTGTAACACATCAGAGTAATCAGGGctttaaaatactgaaagtGAGTaagttggttgttttttttacatcccaGATCCAGTATAGCCATGGCcttataaaactgttttttctgtCATCCTCTGTCATTACCATGAACAGAAcaactgcagtttattttcaCTCAATCCCAAGTAAACTATCCTGCTGTTATAAATACTCATAAGAGAACCAAACTTGCATTAATCCTCAGCTGAAAACATGCTGCTCGCTGCAtgtgctgctcgcttacaaaacagcgacaaaaacgtctcctccttactttaactctctcatccaggtctacactccctcccgcccactacgctctgccaatgaaaggcgtctgatccaaccttcacaacagggtcctaagtctctgactagactcttctcctctgtcgccccccggtggtggaatgaacttccaaactccattcgatctgcagagtccctctgcacctttaagaaaaagctaaagacccagctctttcatgaatacctactaacttaatgatgatggtctccatattattgatgatgatgatggttgtgacgatggtttttgtttgataacgatgacttataagatggtttctatactgattagagctctcaagaactgccctcaatgttgtgctttgcctctggtcacttcctgtcagcacctgtgtgtccaatcagactcaaagctgatcgtttgctcttactgacattgttcccttttttctagatccttgcttgtgttgtacttactctctgatgtacgtctctttggataaaagcgtctgctaagtgaattgtagaattgtagaattgataTTCCTTAATGTTTTAGGGGGGTCATTACCTTGAAACCATAAACAATGTTTATGAAGTGTCCTGATCGTTGAATCTATTTTGCATCCAGTGAAAATTTTTAGCAAAACTCTGAAATttcaatgcccccccccccccccccacccatgATGCGCAGTGGCTAAGCTAGCTAGCAGTTATGGGTTGtcaatgtgtttatgtttaaatgttctCACATTCAGTCGTATTGGCTGCTATAAATCTCATTATGAGTGAGTCACATCTGGCCAATACACAATCTGTATAtgcacttcctgtcctgctgtTTATCAGTTTATCACAGTATTATGTAAGCtattataaaacatgtttgggaTCAATGGATGCAAAGCCGGGTCTTATCGCCCAATATCTTTGCCCAATCTCTATACGCCTGACACTAAATGGGAAAAAGCCCCGCAGCCAGATCACAAAACTGTGTGAAAAGAAGAAGCTTTTATAGTATCATGTTAAGGCCCAGGACATTGGAATCAgacgatttttttttataattctcAGATATGCTTATAATATGTTTGGGTCTCCATTTCTATATCCATTTGCAATAGATCAATAGTCCAGCCCCTCATTAAGTCAAATCTTAAAGTGCCTCTCACACCATAAATTGTCTACATAAAGTGTTATGATGTGCCCCCGTAGTCAGGGTTATTATTCTCATTCTCTCATACTCCTCGTTTAGAAACACACAGTGAGCATTTCACAGCAGCTTGCAGCAGAACAGAGCCAACATATGGAAAATCAAAGTACATAGTCCATATATCTGCGTGTTGTGTCCAGCACTGCCCTCACGTTGTCTCTCTAGAGACCCCTCCACCTGCAACACTCACGAGCTGCTGATAAGGCAAACGTAACAGAAAGGTCACTTTGTGAAGCACAGTGacccacagcacagatgttgtTTACCCACGACTACAGAAAGGTcaattcatttacatattttctgTTAACTGCACAAGGACGGACATTATTTCTCTATAAGTGCAACACAGATGACTTGTAAAAGTGACACATATGATATATGCACTAAAAACAGTGAGTCGTTAACACATCTTTAACTTCATATAACCATTACTGTAATAAAAATGAGTGAAACACGGGTTAATTGTGGATCAAGGACTAAAATAAATATAGTTTAATTTATGAtgataaaaagatgaatgacCAGCAGGAAGTCTGCTTTTGCTTGAAAATTAAGTTTGACcctaaaacattttgttcatactgttttttttatcaataaaaatgCAATGTTTATTTTGGGAATACAGTGTATCTTGTTTGATGCTGCTTTTTTTATAGATATGACATTTTACCACTATTactagttatttatttatttattactagTTACTGTTTTTGCATGTAAGTGATGAGCAGATTTCTGCTGTAAACTGACTTCAGGCGTTTGTTGATCAGTTTAAAATCATAAAGGCTATTAATCACTATCTGTTTGTGAATTGATTTTTTGGAGTCCACTGTATCCTTCACAGACGTTCCCCTCCTGCTGAAGCTGTTCGTTCCTCACTGACCCCTTTCATCAACAAGCTGTTTTTACGGCTGGACGTAAGGCAGCCGGTGAGGGTGTCACCACCACCCATCAATCATGTGGGAACTCACCAGCTTAAAGGTCAACACTTTGTAGGTAGTCGGGTCATCTACAATCTTCTGAAGGTTAGCAGCAACTGTATTTGAAGGGGGGCATACAACAAACATGCTGTTAGAAGAAAACAGCTGTGACAATGTGTACAAAAACATGACGGAACAAAGAGaagtaacaaaacaaagatgattCAAAACgattttgactttttgacacaattttttttctcGAGGCACACcgactgaaaacagctccacgacccacttttgggtcccgacccaccagttgagaaccactggtctagacTATAGTTCATTTATtctgtcttgagataacatatGTTAAGAACTGGCGCTATACAAACAAGGATTGATTTATAGAATGAGAAgcaatttatttcaaaacaaactctTAACCCCTCTGGAGGTTATGTTGATCAAAATTAGAGTAAATCCTGAAACTCTCTAAGTGATGTGTCAAATCACATGGGCTGTGATAAGTATGCATTGAGACAACACCTGCTCAAAG is a window of Labrus mixtus chromosome 13, fLabMix1.1, whole genome shotgun sequence DNA encoding:
- the b3galt1b gene encoding beta-1,3-galactosyltransferase 1, whose product is MPSKVSCLYLLTVVCWASALWYLSISRPNPTYVGHISMPARKTVKPPKNLTFTNIRTRSLNPHAFEFVISEPRKCESVAPFLVILISTTHKEFDARQAIRETWGDESTFADIRVLTVFLLGKNTDPILNQMVEQESQIFHDIVVENFIDSYHNLTLKTMMGMRWIATFCPKAQYVMKTDSDIFVNMDNLIFKLLKPTTKPKRRYFTGYVINGGPIRDMRSKWYMSRDLYPDSRYPPFCSGTGYVFSADVAELIYKTSLHTRLLHLEDVYVGLCLRKLGIHPYQNSGFNHWKMAYSLCRYRRVITVHQISPEEMHRIWNDMSSKKHLRC